A region of the Halosolutus amylolyticus genome:
CTGCTGGCTGATACCGAGTTCGGCCGCGACGTCGGTGAGCGAGACGTCCGTCGACGTGAAGTAGTTCAGTTGCCACGCGGTCACCAGGGCGTCGTGTTGTTTCCGGGTGAGCCCGTACTGCCTGCCCGTTCGCGGCTGGGTGAGTTCGTGCAGCTGGATCAACTGGAACGGGATGGTCTCGTCGTTGCAGTAGGTCTGGAACTGGTCGAGACGGTCGCGATCGTCGAACCGCATCTGCAACTCCCACCGGTCGCCTGCCCCGGTCGCCTCGAGGATCGTCGCGCCGACCTGCGTGTACGCGTAGACGATCGTCTCGACGTTCTCCGTCCAGTTCGCTCGGTAGAGGGTGGCTCGATCGAACTCGTCCAGCTGCTGGAGGTTCTCGACGGTCGGGTCGTCCTCGATGGCCGTCTCGAA
Encoded here:
- a CDS encoding bacterio-opsin activator domain-containing protein, with the protein product MSLFAEFHVPSDVFALYRTLQAAPETTVEIERVVAAEEILTPYFWVSGGDLARFETAIEDDPTVENLQQLDEFDRATLYRANWTENVETIVYAYTQVGATILEATGAGDRWELQMRFDDRDRLDQFQTYCNDETIPFQLIQLHELTQPRTGRQYGLTRKQHDALVTAWQLNYFTSTDVSLTDVAAELGISQQSLSQRLHRGYQSLIEETLIVSPPAEEGT